From the Octopus sinensis linkage group LG3, ASM634580v1, whole genome shotgun sequence genome, the window AAACCATAAAAAATATAACTGTATACATCTCTATTACTTCCTAGTTTTCACACTTAATAAGAAGACACTTTCTTTCTTCAATCGATTTTAATTAAAGCTTTAAAGTACACTTAGCCAAAGTTCCCAATTTTTTATATCCCTTATTTTCCGTTAGGAGTGAAAAGCGGAATAATAATTTAGGTTTCACAATTctgtgatttaaaaaaagaaaaaacaatatatatatgtacatacgcacaatcaagatatatatagaaagaagaaaggaaaattgctgtaattatattctttaaattaaCCATTATTGTTTGTGGAAAAAGGCTCGGACACAACGTTACTATAGCCGATCAATAAAAGAGAACTATAAAGCAAACTATTTCCTACAgaatcaatttaaaaaaagacaGACTACATAAAACAGGGTATGAGGAATacaaaaaagaatatttgcttctctatacattcattcatatttgtTACATatgattaaacaaaaaatatataggaGATTGTTCTGTTGATGTACAACTTAATATATCAACAACAAACAGTTACTGTTCTGATATACCTTAATATTGACTACCATTTTACGCACATCCATCAAATACATAAACCAGAAAAAATAGTCTATTCattgaaattttaagaaatttacaTTTGAAGTGGGCGGACACGGTAAAGTGATAAACTGGTAAATTACCCGAGAACCAAGTCCACCACATATTTGTTTCGATTCCCGGTTGTAATTATACCTTTTGAATACATTACGAACGTCCCCGTGAAGTGCATTTATCCTACATAATCTTATTTCTCCCTCTTATACGTCATGGACATTTGCGCCTGTGTAACGAATGCATTGGTTAATATGATGCAGCTTTCATGAATGCTATTACAACTTATTCTTTCATCAATTTTTGTATCAAACTATTTAAACTATCCTAATTTTTATAGCAATCAGCTGTGTTGACATTAAAAATCAATCGATTTAACATTCTGCCCAGTGAATATAACACGCAGCCATATTGCATTTAATTCTATCTATTGCTTAACTTTCAAATCGCGATTTACTTCGTGTTTTTCCATCTTAAATCCTTGAagtaatttcattttatcaaaatacCTTTGAAACCCACTGGATATGAAATCATCCCATTTTTAAACTCTACAAATATAATTCTTCTTTTCTACGTGAGACCCCATTTTATTAATGATATGCTCTTTTACGCACTGAAACCCAAAAGTGACAGAATGTAGATATTTCATATTCTCGATGTTTTGAGACCTGAACTTATGGTTCCGAAAATTCTCCAAATGAAGTTTAATTACATGCATGTGACAATCTACACAGCATCAGCAACAAGAAAAGCAACAGaaggaacagcagcaacaataacaaaacaacaatccTTTATAATTCCAAGTCGCCATTTTGTCTCTGAAATTAAACCAAATGAAAGGACCgaaatcgttattttattctaAATCTAAACTATGTGTAAAagaaatgaacaacaaaaaaatagtatTTCCCTTTATGTGAGAAGCACGACTGTTTCATGTGTCTTAAATGTGGTTCACTGATAATGAGTATTCGAATTTACAGCAATTTCAATAGtattaaatcaataaatactTCCAATTTAATTAACGTATTCATATggcattattattaatgttccaCGATgaatacaaggacagacaatcttACTTAATTAACAGTTTATATTATTTATGCCATACCAAGCATTTGCTTTGCCACAATCAGGATgtgaaaaaataatagtaaagCAGCTTCGTGGAAGAAAGAATATTAAAACGAAATCTTCAATTTTGAAAAGGTTAATTCATTTTTACAAACATCAAGTAACCATTCCGTCTCAGACATTTCATTTTCAACAATTGGTGCAGACTGGAATATTGAAACAATCTGATTCTCTGTTCTGCTTGTAGGCTAATATTGTATTATCTAAGCTCTGAAACTAAGATATATTTTAAACGGTAAAGACCGTTGTCAGGGCTGACTTTTTATctacctctttttttctttctgtttctctttctctattctccttctcttcctctattCTCCTTCTCTTCCGGATTcgatttatatgcatgtatgtataagcatataacgGAGAAAGAGGCTGAGATAAATCATTCATTAATTAAGTGAGTATTATTGCAGTGGATTCCAAGAACATAAAATGAGTTATTCAATACtataatatgaaaagaaattgaGAAGGTTAAATTAAATAACATACTTACTGAAAAATGGTATATATTACCGATCCTGTTTAAACATGAGAATAATTTATGtagatattaattaaaataaataattaaaaataataagttaTCAATTGTTTTAATCCAATATATGACGATTAAAGAATTGCTATCCCTTAATTGTTACTGGCATTTGCGAAATAACGTATTTGCCAGTAAATACTGCTTAGCTCCGATTTTATCGGGGAATGAGCTCACTTATTGAAGACCCTGAGATACCTTTAGTCGGCATGAATAACCACAAGTGTCGTTCGTATTCAAGCACCAACAATGAAGATATCAAGGCCAATTCTCACAGTATTACCAGCATCCGTCGATACGGAACAGTTGGTAAGCGCTTGGCTATTCGGCGCGAGCTTTATCAGAAGAGACGCCGTATGGGCGATATCTCCTTGTTGTTGGCTACCTTCGGAACCGTCCTCATGATGATTGAACTCGAGTTGTGCCTTTTTTCCGTCATTGATAAAGCTTCAGCAATGTCGTTCTTTGTCAAGGTCGGCATTTCAGTCTCCACAGTTAGCCTTTTAGTGGTGCTGGCTCTTTACCATCGGGTTGACATTCAATTGTTTACCATAGACAATTGTGTTGATGATTGGTGTCTCGCTATCGATAGGACTCGTGTGCTCAAAATAGGAATAGAAATGTTAATATGTAGTGTGCACCCGATTCCTGGCACTTATATGAGCAGCAACCGCCAAGAAAACGCTGCACCTCAATCTTCTTTAGCATCGTCCACAATATCCTCAGGGACTCTAAACTCATCTGCTCTAACTTTCGAGATTCCTTCGTATGATGTATTCCTAGCTCTACCCATGTTCTTGAGGGTGTACCTTTTGTGTCGAAGTGTTATGCTGCATAGCAGACTTTACGAAGATGCTTCTTCTCAGAGTCTTGGTGCACTTAATCGAGTCCACTTCAATTTTGCCttcatttttaaatcttttatgtCTCTACATGCTGAGCATGTGCTTATTATGATAACTATTATAGCATTCCTCATTAGTAGTTGGTGTTTGCGTCTTTGTGAAATCCAATTTCGTCCGACAGAAGCTACAATGTTGAATTCAATGTGGCTTATTGCTGTCACATTTCTATCGGTCGGTTATGGAGATATAGTACCCATATCATATTGCGGTCGGGGTATAGCTGTCATTACAGGAATCATAGGTGCTGGCTGCACCGCTTTAGTGGTAGCCGTCTTAGCGCGGAAACTAGAATTAACACGAGCCGAGAAATATGTGCATGATTTCGTCATAGATGCAGATCTGAACAAACGAATCAAACACGAAGCGGCTAATGTGCTAAGAGCTGGTTGGTTAATCTACAAGGCCAATAAAAACAACGCTTCAAAGCGTGCCATCAACGAACACCAACGTAAGATGTTACGCGCCATCTACCACATTCGTGAGCGGAAAGCACAACAACGAAGATTGCTGGATAGTACAGTAACGCTTGTTGAAGTGAACAAAGGCCAGTCAGATATGTCTCTTTATATAGACCAATTACGTAATAAACAACAAGCTATGGAAGAACAAATTCTGAACATTAAATGTGCAGTCGGAGGAATACACGAGAAGTTAGATGGACTATATTATATCTTGAATAAACCAACATTATGAGACAAAAAATGAAAGGGATGTGCGAagaataaaggaaaacaaaaacgagGCTGTGTTaactctgcttatatatatatatatatatatatatatatatatatatatatatggatatggatcCTAAAAACAATATTCTATTTATATTCatagtttttattaaaataaatctcAAAGGAAGGAAAACAGAATTTCCTCAGCAATAGGTTCAAAACTCAGATTCTAAATTCATGATGAGACTGAAGTACGAAAGATTTTACATATGAATGGAATAgaatatgtaaaagaaagaaaaaagaatgaatattAATCTGAAAGAAATGACGTATAATAATGAAGTTTGAATCATGAATTTAACTGTTTACTACTGAGTTGCAGATACTATCTACTGTTTATCTTTTTTGTAGCGATCGTAAGCGGTCAGCATGTGTTGAATGCAATATAGACATAAGGTTTCATAATTGCTATGTTATAAAAACAGATGAATGGGTGTAAAAATGCTTTTTTTAATTTGGATATTGTTTAAGCACAACTATTGCCTTTTAATATATGTTTAACTCCATAGTACATACATTCtacgtatgtgagtatatacataattaaatatctatagagatgtttatatatatgcgcgtgcgtgtgtgtatgtgagtgtgcgtgcatgtgcgagaacgattatatatacacaatccttCTATGTATattaatgagtgtatatatgtatacatacatatatatgagcgcatgtgtgcgtgcgtatgcgtgta encodes:
- the LOC115209340 gene encoding small conductance calcium-activated potassium channel protein, with the protein product MSSLIEDPEIPLVGMNNHKCRSYSSTNNEDIKANSHSITSIRRYGTVGKRLAIRRELYQKRRRMGDISLLLATFGTVLMMIELELCLFSVIDKASAMSFFVKVGISVSTVSLLVVLALYHRVDIQLFTIDNCVDDWCLAIDRTRVLKIGIEMLICSVHPIPGTYMSSNRQENAAPQSSLASSTISSGTLNSSALTFEIPSYDVFLALPMFLRVYLLCRSVMLHSRLYEDASSQSLGALNRVHFNFAFIFKSFMSLHAEHVLIMITIIAFLISSWCLRLCEIQFRPTEATMLNSMWLIAVTFLSVGYGDIVPISYCGRGIAVITGIIGAGCTALVVAVLARKLELTRAEKYVHDFVIDADLNKRIKHEAANVLRAGWLIYKANKNNASKRAINEHQRKMLRAIYHIRERKAQQRRLLDSTVTLVEVNKGQSDMSLYIDQLRNKQQAMEEQILNIKCAVGGIHEKLDGLYYILNKPTL